One segment of Rosa chinensis cultivar Old Blush chromosome 6, RchiOBHm-V2, whole genome shotgun sequence DNA contains the following:
- the LOC112173786 gene encoding serine carboxypeptidase-like 2 has product MVQMWLHLLLLWLLSGAATSQNFTNTLPGYPGELPFTLETGYVGVGDLEEVQLFYYFIESERNPVKDPLLLWLNGGPGCSAFSGLVYEIGPLTFDYAAFNGSLPTLLDNPFSWTQIASVIFVDAPVGTGFSYSTTQEGFYTDDTKSAEDVYQFLRKWLINHPKFSKNPLYITGDSYAGIIAPQVTLKVSNGNLDRVKPPMNLMGYVLGNPVTNIHKDENSRIKFYHRLTLISSELYESITTSCNGEYVYPDPDNADCVEDIGLVAECTIKVNDVQVLEPKCSSASPRPSKGIKREPKFFEDIPDEIMIQSPMERRENWCRTNNYVLSYMWANDERVQEALSIRNGTITDWKRCNKSLAYDYNLVTTVPYHGELIGRGYRSLIYSGDHDGLIPYTGTIAWIATLNLTTVDGWRPWYVDGQVAGFSEKYANLVSEGLTFATVKGGGHTASEYMPKQCLEMLDRWLSYYSL; this is encoded by the exons ATGGTACAGATGTGGCTGCATTTGCTTCTTTTATGGCTTCTTTCTGGTGCTGCAACGTCACAAAACTTCACCAACACCTTGCCTGGTTACCCCGGTGAACTCCCATTTACTCTCGAAACTGG ATACGTGGGTGTGGGAGATTTGGAAGAGGTGCAGCTTTTCTACTACTTCATAGAGTCGGAGAGGAACCCTGTAAAGGACCCTCTTCTGCTCTGGCTCAATGGAGGCCCCGGTTGTTCCGCTTTCTCTGGCCTAGTATATGAAATTG GTCCTCTAACTTTCGACTATGCAGCCTTCAATGGCAGCCTGCCTACTTTACTGGACAACCCATTCTCATGGACTCAG ATTGCCAGCGTAATTTTTGTAGATGCACCTGTTGGCACCGGTTTCTCCTATTCAACTACTCAGGAAGGTTTCTACACCGATGACACAAAATCAGCAGAAGACGTATACCAATTTCTCCGGAAG TGGTTGATCAATCACCCTAAGTTTAGCAAAAATCCACTCTACATCACTGGAGATTCCTATGCAGGCATCATTGCTCCTCAAGTCACCCTTAAAGTATCAAATG GTAATCTCGATAGAGTCAAGCCACCGATGAATCTCATG GGATATGTACTTGGAAATCCGGTAACAAATATACATAAAGATGAAAATTCAAGAATCAAGTTTTACCACCGCCTCACACTTATATCAAGTGAACTTTATGAG TCCATTACAACAAGTTGCAACGGGGAATATGTTTATCCGGATCCAGATAATGCAGATTGCGTGGAAGACATTGGACTTGTGGCAGAG TGCACCATAAAAGTAAACGATGTGCAAGTTTTGGAACCAAAATGTAGCTCGGCATCCCCAAGACCATCTAAAGGAATAAAAAGGGAACCAAAATTTTTTGAAGACATCCCTGATGAAATCATGATTCAATCACCAATGGAACGCCGAGAAAATTGGTGCCGG ACAAACAATTATGTGTTATCTTATATGTGGGCAAACGATGAAAGGGTCCAAGAAGCACTTAGCATTCGAAAT GGTACTATAACAGATTGGAAGAGGTGCAATAAGAGCTTGGCTTATGACTATAATCTAGTGACCACGGTTCCTTACCATGGAGAACTCATTGGAAGAGGCTACCGAAGTTTGATATACAG TGGTGATCATGATGGGTTGATTCCATATACGGGTACAATAGCATGGATAGCTACTCTTAACTTGACTACCGTCGATGGATGGAGACCATGGTATGTCGACGGACAAGTCGCCGG ATTCTCCGAGAAGTATGCAAATCTAGTATCAGAAGGATTGACGTTTGCAACTGTGAAG GGAGGGGGTCACACAGCTTCAGAGTACATGCCTAAGCAATGTCTTGAAATGTTGGATAGATGGCTCTCTTACTATTCTctgtaa